In Paenibacillus ihbetae, the following are encoded in one genomic region:
- the gcvH gene encoding glycine cleavage system protein GcvH, which produces MSEIRENLVYSDDHEWALKVDGNVVRVGISDHAQCQLGDIVFVELPEPGTVVSAGDSIGTIESVKTVSELYCPVPGKITKINEALEDQPELVNGEPYEGGWLVEVEVDGDVEEALGKLLSADAYRAKVD; this is translated from the coding sequence ATGAGCGAAATCAGAGAGAACTTGGTGTACAGCGACGACCATGAATGGGCTTTGAAGGTGGACGGCAATGTGGTGCGCGTGGGCATTTCCGATCATGCGCAATGCCAGCTTGGCGATATCGTATTCGTTGAGCTGCCAGAGCCGGGTACTGTTGTTAGCGCCGGAGACAGCATCGGCACGATTGAATCGGTGAAAACCGTATCGGAGCTGTATTGTCCGGTTCCCGGCAAAATTACGAAGATTAACGAAGCGCTGGAGGATCAGCCGGAGCTGGTAAACGGTGAACCCTATGAAGGCGGTTGGCTCGTTGAAGTTGAGGTGGATGGCGACGTGGAGGAAGCGCTTGGGAAGCTTCTCAGTGCTGATGCGTACCGAGCGAAGGTTGATTAA
- a CDS encoding DMT family transporter, with translation MIIFNYLLMCAIFSTTFLVIKIGVEAGLPPFFSAGVRFLLAGALLFLWMYWKGKASLRLLPRKEFMLIGMTSTFMTFATLYWAEQHVDSGLAAILSATGPMMILIIQAVFLRKGSSPSDYIGCIVGFMGVCVLILPKLVLEHEGIWILSCILILIGEAAYAVGSLATRKLTFDLSDVSPITLNAVQMLYGGAALLLLSLFTEQMTLEQLSSWPAAGSVLYLMAVGSMLAHSLYAWLLKATNAYFPSTWLFISPMVALGLGALMYGEHLTKYSILGSMLVLFGIVLMQWRGIRSRLRARRYGTPSA, from the coding sequence ATGATTATTTTCAACTATTTGCTAATGTGCGCCATCTTCAGCACAACATTTCTCGTCATCAAGATCGGCGTCGAGGCCGGACTTCCGCCGTTCTTCTCGGCGGGGGTACGATTTTTACTCGCAGGCGCGCTCCTCTTCCTCTGGATGTATTGGAAGGGTAAAGCCAGTCTGCGCCTGCTCCCGCGCAAGGAATTCATGCTGATCGGGATGACCAGCACGTTTATGACCTTTGCCACGCTGTACTGGGCGGAGCAGCATGTCGATTCGGGTCTTGCTGCCATTTTGTCCGCCACGGGGCCGATGATGATCCTGATCATCCAAGCCGTGTTCCTAAGAAAAGGAAGCAGTCCCAGCGACTACATAGGCTGTATCGTCGGCTTCATGGGTGTCTGCGTGCTAATCCTGCCGAAACTGGTGTTGGAGCATGAGGGCATATGGATTCTAAGCTGCATCCTGATTCTCATCGGCGAAGCCGCATACGCTGTCGGCAGCCTGGCTACGCGCAAGCTCACCTTCGATCTGTCGGATGTGTCGCCGATCACCCTGAATGCGGTGCAAATGCTATACGGAGGAGCCGCATTACTGCTGTTATCGTTGTTCACGGAGCAAATGACGTTGGAGCAACTGTCATCCTGGCCTGCCGCCGGTTCGGTCCTATATCTTATGGCTGTCGGCTCCATGCTCGCGCACAGCCTGTATGCCTGGCTGCTAAAGGCAACAAATGCTTACTTTCCATCGACGTGGCTCTTCATTTCCCCGATGGTCGCATTAGGGCTCGGGGCGCTTATGTACGGAGAACACCTAACGAAATACTCGATCCTGGGCAGCATGCTGGTCCTGTTCGGGATCGTCCTGATGCAGTGGCGGGGCATCCGCTCCCGACTGCGGGCACGAAGATACGGAACGCCATCGGCATAG
- a CDS encoding PLP-dependent aminotransferase family protein → MQSSREAGSGKRTLHQSVYDVIIEGIQSRKWGERERLPSVRQLAEEMQVHRLTVLKAYQRLQDEGVVVSKYKSGYFVAPASQGTAGVNLKEQAWIYPAKSQYIHRSRLSDIHRIPVDYQMSEALINPNLLPNAFLSNHVKQVFDMYPRVLSTYSSVKGDPELREELTQYFMQKQGISLHPEELMITTGSQQAIDLISRALVKSGDTILIERPTYSPAIDVFVQQNVKLVPVEITPMGYDLNRLEQLMRDEKPSLFYMNPTFQNPTGYTVPVPQRKQLVELAERYACVLVEDEVYHDMYFGAMPPAPMFYYDTEGYVIHIRSFSKYVAPGLRISVLAARPEMMQAIVPVKALSDNGTPLLTQKIFQQYFFSSRLQNHVAKLRTALELRKEKMEALLAPTGWKWSSPGGGLNLWVQLPEPLSADALLQRCLQASVAFVPGRICDPLDAMDSWIRLSYSFIPEDRMEEGVGRLIAAAHREDIGWGI, encoded by the coding sequence GTGCAATCGTCCCGGGAAGCAGGTTCAGGAAAGCGTACGCTTCATCAGTCGGTTTATGATGTCATCATTGAGGGGATTCAGTCCAGAAAGTGGGGGGAGCGTGAGCGGCTCCCGTCTGTCCGGCAGTTGGCCGAGGAAATGCAGGTGCACCGATTGACGGTTCTGAAAGCATACCAGCGGCTGCAGGATGAGGGCGTTGTTGTATCCAAGTACAAATCCGGTTATTTCGTAGCGCCGGCAAGCCAGGGAACGGCAGGAGTCAATCTCAAGGAACAAGCATGGATATATCCTGCCAAATCGCAGTATATCCATCGCAGCCGGTTGTCGGACATCCATCGCATCCCGGTGGATTATCAGATGTCGGAGGCGTTGATCAATCCCAATCTGCTGCCGAACGCGTTTTTATCAAACCACGTGAAGCAAGTTTTTGATATGTATCCGAGAGTCTTGAGCACGTATTCCTCGGTGAAGGGCGATCCGGAGCTGCGGGAAGAGCTAACGCAGTATTTCATGCAAAAGCAAGGCATCTCGCTGCATCCCGAGGAGCTGATGATCACGACGGGCTCGCAGCAAGCGATAGACTTGATATCCCGTGCCTTAGTGAAAAGCGGGGACACCATCTTGATCGAACGGCCGACGTACAGCCCGGCGATTGATGTGTTCGTCCAGCAAAACGTGAAGCTCGTCCCGGTGGAGATCACGCCAATGGGCTATGACCTTAACCGGCTCGAGCAGCTTATGCGGGATGAGAAGCCCTCCTTGTTCTATATGAATCCGACCTTCCAGAACCCTACGGGTTACACGGTCCCCGTGCCTCAGCGGAAGCAGTTGGTCGAGTTGGCCGAGCGCTATGCGTGCGTTCTGGTGGAGGACGAGGTATACCATGATATGTATTTCGGCGCGATGCCGCCGGCACCCATGTTTTACTATGATACCGAAGGCTACGTCATTCACATTCGCAGTTTTAGCAAATATGTTGCACCGGGGCTCCGGATATCCGTGCTTGCCGCACGACCCGAAATGATGCAGGCGATCGTTCCCGTCAAAGCGCTGTCCGATAACGGCACGCCGCTATTGACGCAAAAGATATTTCAGCAGTACTTCTTCTCCAGCCGTCTTCAGAATCATGTGGCGAAGCTGCGCACGGCACTGGAGCTGCGCAAAGAGAAAATGGAGGCGCTGCTTGCTCCGACCGGCTGGAAATGGAGCAGTCCGGGCGGGGGCTTAAATTTGTGGGTACAGCTGCCCGAGCCGTTATCCGCAGATGCGCTGCTGCAGCGATGCCTGCAAGCGTCCGTGGCCTTTGTGCCCGGCCGCATCTGCGACCCGCTTGATGCTATGGACTCGTGGATTCGGCTTAGCTATTCGTTTATCCCCGAGGACCGGATGGAGGAAGGAGTGGGGCGTTTAATTGCCGCGGCTCATCGGGAGGATATTGGATGGGGCATTTAA
- a CDS encoding arylamine N-acetyltransferase family protein: MNTTTETLSATKYLERIGYSGPIVESAYTLARLQEQHVHSVPYENLDILAHVPISLEIPALYDKIVNRRRGGYCFELNALFGWLLQELGFKVTHYFGRFWQGESLTPPKRRHQVLQVTIGDQRFIADVGVGGAGPRQPLELVDGLEQVQGDETYRLRANTDYGWMLEQQKQGGWESVFSFTEEPNLPQDFITTSYWCEHAPDSPFNKFVRISMRTAEGRNTVEGEEFRIFTSGGVHTFKPRSEREFEDALHTYFGIKITDQMRQ, from the coding sequence TTGAACACAACAACGGAAACCCTTAGCGCAACAAAATATCTGGAGCGAATCGGCTATTCCGGCCCGATCGTCGAAAGCGCCTATACGCTGGCCAGATTGCAGGAGCAGCATGTGCATTCGGTTCCCTATGAGAACCTGGATATCCTAGCACATGTACCGATCTCCCTCGAGATTCCGGCGCTCTATGATAAAATCGTGAACCGGCGGCGCGGAGGATATTGCTTCGAACTCAACGCACTATTCGGGTGGCTGCTGCAAGAGCTTGGGTTTAAAGTAACCCATTATTTCGGGCGCTTTTGGCAAGGAGAATCGCTAACACCTCCGAAAAGGCGGCATCAGGTTCTGCAGGTAACCATCGGGGATCAGCGTTTTATTGCTGATGTCGGCGTAGGTGGAGCGGGTCCCCGTCAGCCGCTGGAGCTGGTCGACGGTCTAGAACAGGTGCAGGGCGACGAGACCTACCGCCTTCGGGCGAATACCGACTACGGCTGGATGCTGGAGCAGCAGAAGCAAGGCGGCTGGGAATCCGTCTTCTCCTTTACCGAAGAACCCAATCTGCCGCAAGACTTCATCACCACCTCGTATTGGTGCGAGCATGCCCCTGATTCGCCGTTCAACAAATTCGTAAGAATCTCCATGCGGACAGCGGAAGGACGAAACACCGTAGAAGGCGAGGAATTCCGGATTTTTACGAGCGGCGGGGTCCACACCTTCAAGCCGAGGTCTGAACGGGAGTTTGAGGATGCTCTGCATACTTATTTTGGAATCAAAATTACTGATCAAATGAGGCAATAA
- the gcvT gene encoding glycine cleavage system aminomethyltransferase GcvT: protein MSSLLRTPLYPLYSDFPSVRCIDFGGWELPVQFTGIVQEHEAVRKHAGLFDVSHMGEFFVAGPDAEAFLQKMTTNDVTRLSVGQAQYTLLCNDNGGVVDDLLVYKLADARYMLVVNASNIDKDFAWLQDHRFGDIELRNISAETALIALQGPAAEAIISAAVPEAETLQSLPSFHFIQDVHVFGSKALVSRTGYTGEDGYEIYCTANEAPAIWRGLLDTGRTHGLVPAGLGARDTLRFEAKLPLYGQELSADISPLEAGLGFFVKLDKGDFIGREELIRQKTEGVARKLVGIEMIDRGIPRSHYTVHDQNGDPIGEVTSGTQSPTLKRSLGLALIDSAHAALGSEVWVEIRGKKLKAKVAKTPFYKRGAALT, encoded by the coding sequence ATGAGTTCATTACTGCGCACACCGCTTTACCCGCTTTACTCCGATTTCCCTTCTGTCCGCTGCATCGACTTCGGCGGCTGGGAGCTGCCCGTGCAATTTACCGGCATCGTTCAGGAGCATGAAGCCGTTCGCAAGCATGCCGGACTGTTCGATGTCTCCCATATGGGCGAATTTTTCGTTGCCGGTCCGGATGCCGAGGCCTTTCTCCAGAAGATGACGACAAACGACGTGACCCGGCTATCGGTCGGCCAGGCCCAATATACTTTGCTGTGCAACGACAACGGCGGAGTTGTGGATGATCTTCTCGTCTATAAGCTGGCTGACGCGCGCTACATGCTCGTTGTCAATGCATCGAATATCGACAAAGATTTTGCCTGGCTTCAAGATCATCGTTTCGGCGACATCGAGCTCCGTAACATATCCGCTGAGACGGCATTGATCGCGCTGCAGGGTCCTGCTGCCGAAGCGATCATATCGGCAGCCGTCCCGGAAGCCGAAACACTCCAATCCCTTCCTTCCTTTCATTTCATTCAGGATGTTCACGTATTTGGTTCCAAGGCCCTCGTCTCCCGAACGGGATACACCGGAGAGGATGGTTATGAAATATACTGCACCGCAAACGAAGCTCCGGCCATTTGGAGAGGCCTGCTTGACACAGGTCGGACGCATGGACTAGTCCCCGCAGGTCTCGGCGCTCGCGACACGCTCCGTTTCGAAGCCAAGCTGCCGCTCTACGGACAGGAGCTATCGGCAGACATTTCCCCGCTGGAAGCCGGCCTCGGATTTTTCGTCAAGCTGGATAAAGGCGATTTTATTGGACGTGAAGAGCTGATTCGGCAAAAAACAGAGGGTGTTGCCCGCAAGCTCGTCGGCATCGAGATGATCGACCGCGGCATCCCGCGTTCTCACTATACGGTTCACGACCAAAACGGTGATCCGATCGGTGAAGTAACGAGCGGAACGCAATCCCCTACGCTGAAACGCAGCCTGGGACTTGCGCTTATCGACAGCGCCCATGCAGCGCTTGGATCCGAGGTGTGGGTTGAAATTCGCGGGAAGAAGCTAAAGGCCAAAGTCGCCAAAACCCCATTCTACAAAAGAGGAGCTGCCTTAACATGA
- a CDS encoding YcdB/YcdC domain-containing protein — translation MALEESALLAAAKAVVDIPEHYRLVMADHTPKGEAPRECAYIWEDPRSEDNNIEISLSLETGCLMSLYIRTGKEAGPSGEASKEAARAVANAFVQEHLPGHERFTRVRIDETDHVYTIKYRMEVGGLEVPVTGCTLRIGRDMRVVRYRNETPPVRLPEWPAERISPDAARRTMIQELCLVPVIAALYPGDNETTADTMEHRLVYEPVTIHRKYDAVSGKPLQNLLHALYPPSRPVSEFNWSGPNVQDDAMKPDKSAGYRGNVSINNMDFNDWNAAQRYWETVLRIDPLLYALGERKDDGEQLYLFYTERKSTEERTSGDQEDPLSVDGYMSRRWGKAVNRLNASHMLQIEISTGQLVSYYTKMKPDHMRKPSLTRAECWEKAQQFLHQCCPEYAKYLQLVLEEEEEKDPDREFFHLLLFIGPYRVRLEGVTISICRITGHVLMYRGVSIEKIRELEQNPFIAKISEQEASRKVEERLEVSMRWYYDGDDHSGRYRLIYEPAVKRRRAVDGTEKAATLQYIDAVSGELIWRPDLKS, via the coding sequence ATGGCACTTGAAGAATCGGCGCTGCTGGCTGCAGCAAAGGCGGTTGTCGATATCCCTGAGCATTATCGGCTGGTCATGGCGGATCATACACCGAAGGGCGAAGCACCGAGGGAGTGTGCTTACATATGGGAGGATCCACGCAGCGAAGACAACAATATCGAGATCTCGCTATCCCTTGAAACAGGATGTTTAATGAGTTTATATATCCGAACCGGGAAAGAGGCTGGGCCTTCGGGCGAAGCCTCTAAGGAGGCTGCAAGAGCTGTGGCTAATGCCTTTGTGCAGGAACACCTTCCGGGGCATGAACGGTTCACCCGGGTCCGGATCGACGAGACCGATCACGTGTACACCATCAAATACCGAATGGAAGTCGGCGGACTGGAAGTGCCGGTTACCGGTTGTACGCTACGGATCGGCCGGGATATGCGGGTCGTTCGTTACCGGAACGAAACGCCCCCGGTGAGGTTGCCGGAATGGCCTGCCGAGAGGATAAGCCCGGATGCGGCAAGACGAACAATGATACAGGAGCTGTGCTTGGTTCCCGTCATTGCTGCATTGTATCCGGGCGATAATGAAACGACAGCGGACACGATGGAGCATCGTCTCGTTTATGAGCCGGTTACGATTCATCGTAAGTATGATGCGGTGTCCGGCAAGCCTTTGCAAAATCTTCTGCATGCGCTGTATCCGCCGAGCCGTCCCGTCAGCGAGTTCAACTGGAGCGGACCTAACGTTCAGGATGATGCGATGAAACCGGACAAGTCTGCGGGATATCGTGGGAATGTTTCGATCAATAACATGGATTTCAATGATTGGAATGCAGCCCAGCGTTATTGGGAGACCGTGTTGAGGATTGATCCTTTGTTATATGCATTAGGGGAGCGCAAGGATGACGGTGAACAATTGTATCTCTTCTACACTGAGCGGAAGTCGACGGAAGAACGGACTAGCGGCGACCAAGAGGATCCGCTCTCCGTGGACGGATATATGTCGAGAAGATGGGGGAAGGCCGTAAACAGGCTGAATGCATCGCATATGCTCCAAATCGAGATTTCCACGGGGCAGCTTGTTAGTTATTACACTAAAATGAAACCGGATCATATGAGGAAACCATCGTTAACCCGTGCGGAGTGCTGGGAGAAAGCGCAGCAATTCCTTCATCAGTGCTGTCCTGAGTACGCGAAATATTTGCAGTTGGTGCTGGAAGAGGAAGAAGAGAAGGACCCTGACCGGGAGTTTTTCCATCTCCTGTTGTTTATCGGTCCCTACCGTGTACGCCTGGAAGGCGTAACGATCAGTATATGCCGTATCACCGGTCATGTTCTAATGTATCGCGGGGTGTCCATCGAGAAGATTCGGGAGCTTGAACAGAATCCCTTCATCGCGAAGATCAGCGAACAAGAGGCGTCGAGAAAAGTGGAGGAGCGGCTGGAAGTGTCAATGCGCTGGTACTATGACGGAGATGACCATTCAGGGCGCTATCGGCTGATCTATGAGCCTGCTGTGAAGCGAAGGAGAGCTGTGGACGGGACCGAAAAGGCGGCCACACTCCAGTATATTGATGCGGTATCGGGAGAACTGATCTGGAGGCCGGATTTGAAATCTTAA
- the gcvPB gene encoding aminomethyl-transferring glycine dehydrogenase subunit GcvPB — translation MKPDKALIFELSKPGRVAYSLPECDVPETDAASLIPEHLLRSQPAELPEVYEVDVIRHYTELSRRNFGIDNGFYPLGSCTMKYNPKINEDVARFAGFAKIHPYQPEESIQGALELLYTLQHDLAALTGMDQVTLQPAAGAHGEWTGLMLIRAYHESRGEKRTKVIVPDSSHGTNPASATVAGYETITIKSNERGMVDLEALRAVVGEDTAALMLTNPSTLGLFEEQIVEIAEIVHEAGGLLYYDGANSNAIMGITRPGDMGFDVVHLNLHKTMSTPHGGGGPGAGPVGVKSKLIPFLPKPVVSKRDDGTYYWDYDRPQSIGRVKAFYGNFGILVRAYTYIRTYGPEGLRRVSELAVLNANYMMHRLAPYYEVAYPGLCKHEFVLSGRKLKEYGVRTLDVAKRLLDFGYHPPTIYFPLNVEECIMIEPTETESKETLDGFIDTMIQIAKEAQTDPELVKNAPHTTVVKRLDETTAARKPVLNCTCG, via the coding sequence ATGAAACCGGATAAAGCATTGATATTTGAACTCAGCAAGCCGGGCCGTGTCGCCTATTCGCTCCCCGAATGCGACGTACCGGAGACGGATGCAGCCTCATTGATTCCGGAGCATCTGCTTCGCAGCCAGCCGGCCGAGCTGCCGGAGGTCTATGAGGTCGATGTCATCCGTCATTATACCGAGCTGTCGCGAAGAAACTTCGGCATCGATAACGGCTTCTATCCGCTCGGCTCTTGTACGATGAAATACAATCCGAAAATTAATGAGGACGTGGCACGTTTCGCGGGGTTCGCCAAAATCCATCCCTATCAGCCTGAAGAAAGCATCCAAGGCGCGCTGGAGCTTCTCTATACGCTGCAGCATGATTTGGCCGCGCTGACCGGCATGGATCAGGTTACGCTTCAGCCCGCAGCCGGCGCTCACGGGGAGTGGACGGGGCTGATGCTGATCCGGGCATACCACGAAAGCCGCGGCGAGAAGCGCACAAAAGTCATCGTTCCCGATTCCTCCCACGGCACGAATCCGGCCAGCGCTACCGTTGCCGGCTATGAGACCATTACCATAAAATCCAACGAGCGCGGCATGGTCGATCTTGAGGCGCTGCGCGCAGTCGTAGGCGAAGATACCGCAGCGCTGATGCTGACCAATCCAAGCACCCTCGGCCTGTTCGAGGAGCAGATCGTGGAAATCGCCGAAATCGTGCACGAAGCAGGCGGCCTGCTCTACTATGACGGAGCCAATTCCAACGCGATCATGGGCATTACGCGCCCGGGTGATATGGGATTTGACGTCGTCCATCTCAACCTTCACAAAACAATGAGCACCCCGCACGGCGGCGGCGGTCCCGGCGCAGGCCCTGTGGGGGTCAAGAGCAAGCTGATTCCGTTCCTGCCGAAGCCGGTCGTCTCCAAACGGGATGACGGCACGTATTATTGGGATTACGACCGTCCGCAATCCATCGGGCGGGTCAAAGCCTTCTACGGCAACTTCGGCATACTTGTTCGCGCTTATACGTATATCCGAACCTACGGTCCGGAAGGATTGCGGCGTGTATCCGAGCTGGCCGTCCTCAATGCGAATTACATGATGCATCGTCTGGCGCCTTATTACGAGGTTGCTTACCCGGGCCTCTGCAAGCATGAATTCGTGCTGTCCGGCAGGAAGCTGAAGGAGTATGGCGTTCGGACGCTGGACGTAGCCAAGCGTTTGCTGGATTTCGGCTACCATCCGCCGACCATCTACTTCCCGCTGAACGTTGAGGAGTGCATCATGATCGAGCCGACGGAGACGGAAAGCAAGGAAACGCTTGACGGCTTCATCGATACGATGATCCAAATCGCCAAGGAGGCACAGACCGATCCGGAGCTGGTTAAGAACGCGCCGCACACCACCGTCGTAAAGCGTCTTGACGAAACGACGGCTGCACGCAAACCGGTGCTCAATTGTACGTGCGGTTAA
- a CDS encoding nucleoside deaminase — protein MTAYSHEYWMKMAVEEAYRNVEQAEGGPFGAIVVKDGKVIGKGRNLVTALNEPTAHAEVQAIREACNHLQSFQLTGCVIYTSCEPCPMCLGAIYWSRPDAVYYASTKKDAANIGFDDHFIYEEIAKPMEQRSIPMMLLQPPDYLLPFQAWSSAERKIEY, from the coding sequence ATGACGGCATACAGTCATGAGTATTGGATGAAGATGGCGGTTGAGGAAGCCTATCGTAACGTGGAGCAAGCCGAAGGAGGGCCATTCGGGGCGATTGTGGTCAAGGATGGCAAGGTGATCGGCAAAGGGCGAAATCTCGTCACAGCACTAAACGAGCCGACGGCACATGCTGAAGTTCAGGCGATTCGCGAAGCCTGCAACCATCTGCAGAGCTTCCAGCTGACCGGATGCGTAATCTACACCAGCTGCGAGCCTTGCCCGATGTGCCTGGGGGCTATCTATTGGTCCAGGCCGGATGCGGTTTATTATGCAAGCACGAAGAAGGATGCTGCCAATATCGGGTTTGACGATCATTTCATCTATGAAGAGATCGCAAAGCCTATGGAACAGCGTTCCATCCCGATGATGCTGCTTCAGCCGCCTGATTACTTGCTGCCTTTTCAAGCATGGTCTTCTGCCGAACGAAAAATCGAATATTAA
- the gcvPA gene encoding aminomethyl-transferring glycine dehydrogenase subunit GcvPA encodes MKHRYLPMTDQDQADMLAVIGAKSIEDLFVDIPAAIRYNGVLPMSERMSEPELLKHMRALSDRNADFDRYTSFLGAGLYDHHIPVVLNHVISRSEFYTAYTPYQPEISQGELQAIFEFQSYICELTGMKVANASMYDGSTALAEAAALASGATKRSKIIVSRAVHPEAREILLTSAHGLGLEIIEIGCVNGVTDQAALAAAITDETAAVLLQSPNFFGCIEDVKAIEPKVHQHKALLVMSVNPLSLGLLESPGGIGADIVVGDAQPLGIPASLGGPTCGFFAVSEPLMRRIPGRIVGQTVDKDGKRGFVLTLQAREQHIRREKATSNICSNQALLALCASVYMSTMGKAGMQEAALLNVRKSHYAADRAAKGSLSLPFSAPFFNEFVVQLPEGTDINAVNRRLLAAGFIGGYDLGAAYPELQGCMLIAVTERRTKEEIDRFIDELEAIV; translated from the coding sequence ATGAAGCATCGCTATTTGCCTATGACCGATCAGGATCAAGCCGACATGCTTGCCGTGATCGGCGCGAAATCGATCGAGGATCTGTTTGTCGACATCCCAGCGGCCATCCGTTATAACGGCGTTCTGCCCATGTCGGAGCGAATGAGCGAACCTGAGCTGCTGAAGCATATGCGTGCCCTTTCGGACCGCAACGCCGACTTTGACCGCTACACCAGCTTTCTGGGCGCCGGCTTGTACGATCATCATATTCCCGTCGTGCTGAACCACGTCATTTCCCGCTCGGAATTTTATACCGCCTACACGCCGTACCAGCCGGAAATCAGCCAGGGCGAGCTGCAGGCCATATTCGAATTTCAATCCTATATCTGCGAGCTGACCGGCATGAAAGTGGCGAATGCCAGCATGTATGACGGCTCTACCGCACTGGCTGAAGCTGCGGCTCTTGCCAGCGGCGCCACGAAACGAAGCAAAATCATCGTTTCCCGCGCCGTCCATCCGGAAGCCCGCGAGATTCTGCTCACATCCGCCCATGGCTTGGGTCTGGAGATCATCGAGATCGGATGCGTGAACGGCGTGACCGACCAAGCGGCGCTTGCTGCCGCGATCACGGACGAAACGGCCGCCGTCCTGCTCCAGTCGCCGAATTTCTTCGGATGCATCGAGGATGTGAAGGCCATCGAGCCTAAGGTTCACCAGCATAAAGCACTGCTCGTCATGAGCGTGAACCCGCTCTCGCTAGGCTTGTTGGAATCGCCGGGGGGCATCGGGGCCGATATCGTCGTCGGCGATGCCCAGCCGCTCGGCATCCCGGCCTCTCTCGGCGGGCCGACGTGCGGTTTCTTCGCGGTCTCCGAGCCGCTCATGCGCCGCATTCCCGGACGGATTGTCGGACAGACCGTCGATAAGGACGGCAAGCGGGGATTCGTATTGACGCTGCAAGCACGCGAGCAGCATATCCGCCGCGAGAAAGCAACGTCGAATATTTGCTCCAATCAGGCGCTGCTCGCTCTCTGCGCCTCGGTATACATGTCCACGATGGGGAAAGCGGGGATGCAGGAAGCCGCACTCTTGAATGTTCGCAAATCCCACTATGCAGCGGATCGTGCTGCCAAAGGTTCACTCTCCCTTCCGTTCAGCGCGCCGTTCTTCAACGAATTCGTGGTGCAGCTGCCGGAGGGAACGGACATAAACGCCGTTAATCGGAGGCTCCTTGCGGCCGGCTTTATTGGCGGATATGATCTCGGAGCCGCCTACCCCGAGCTGCAAGGGTGCATGCTGATCGCCGTTACCGAACGGCGGACGAAGGAAGAAATCGACCGATTTATCGATGAATTGGAGGCGATCGTATGA